The genomic stretch GTTGACGGAACTGACGAAGACGGCCGTACCGGGTTCGACCGCGCTGCCGCTTTGAACCAGGCCGACAGGAAGTCCCGCGGCGATGGCCTGCTTGGCGACGCTGAGGGAGCGGCCTTGGTGATCGACGGGTTCGAAACCGTCGGGACCGGCTTCGGTTCGTCCGAATGCGGAGCGTTTGACCTTGACGCCGTACGCGTGGCTGGTTGCACCGCCGTTGCTGCTGGCGGTGAGGTTGTCCGACTGGTGCCCGCGATAGACCGAAATGTGGGGCAGGAGGTCCCATTCCAGGTCGCCGTCCGGTCCGGCGTACAGCATCCTCGCCGCCGCCCACGTGCCCGCACCGGCACCGTCGGGGTGGAAGAAGATCACGCTGCCGCGGTCCCTGGGAACCTCGGCCGACGCGGCAGCGGAACTGACGAGCAACAATGCGACGAGCAGGCGGAGCGGCATTGCCGCACGGTAGTCGCCGGCGCGTTAGCAGCCTGATAAGACCCGTCCGATCTACGGTGTCGCCATGCCGAGGCTGTACATGAAGTCATTGCTCGACGCGCCGCTCGAAGCCGTCTGGGCGTTCCACGAGGACACGAAACGCGGTCTCGAAAGCCTGTCGCCACCTGAAGCCGAGGCCGAGGTCCTCAAAGCCGACAAGCCGGCCGTCGGAGCCGAGGTCATCGTGCGGGCCAAGACGCCGCTCGGCCGGCAGAAGGTCAGAGCCGTCTACCGCGAGTGGGAACCGCCGCACGGGTCTAAGCCGCACCGCATCGCCTACTTCGTCGACGAGGCCAGGATCTGGCCGTTCAGCCAGTGGCGGCACACGCACCGGTTCGAGGAGACCATCGACGAAGGGCAAACCAAGGTCTGGGCCATCGACGACGTTCGCTATGCGCTTCCAATCTGGGCGGGCGGCGTGATCGGAGCCCGCTTCGGTGCCGGGCCGCAGCTGCGGAAAATGTTCAAGTACCGACACGCGAAGCTGCGCGAACTGCTGTGTCGTCGCAGCTAGCTGGAGCAGCGGCTGAAAGGTACCTTTGTGCCGATGGCCGACACGTCGAGCGATGGATCGCTACCCGAACCGCTCCAGCGGCCAGCCTTTCTGGTCGGTGCTGAGCGCAGCGGCACGACGCTGCTGCGATTGATGCTGG from Planctomycetota bacterium encodes the following:
- a CDS encoding SRPBCC family protein — its product is MPRLYMKSLLDAPLEAVWAFHEDTKRGLESLSPPEAEAEVLKADKPAVGAEVIVRAKTPLGRQKVRAVYREWEPPHGSKPHRIAYFVDEARIWPFSQWRHTHRFEETIDEGQTKVWAIDDVRYALPIWAGGVIGARFGAGPQLRKMFKYRHAKLRELLCRRS